A DNA window from Camelina sativa cultivar DH55 chromosome 13, Cs, whole genome shotgun sequence contains the following coding sequences:
- the LOC109125153 gene encoding pentatricopeptide repeat-containing protein At5g24830-like, whose product NSVVYNVIIRGLCSSGNMVAAYGFMCDMVKRGVNPDLFTYNTLISALCKEGKFDEACDLHGTMQNVGVAPDQISYKVIIQGLCIQGDVDRANEFLLSMLKSSLLPEVLLWNVVIDGYGRCGDTSSALSVLNLMLSYGVKPNIYTNNALIHGYVKGKRFFDAWRFKNQMRSTEIHPDTTTYNLLVGAACTWGRLGLAFQLCDEMLKWGCQPDIITYTELVRGLCWKGRLKEAESLLSRMQVTAGITMDHVPFLILVKKYTRLQRPEEAHLVYKKWLVTRNGGVSCPSILKHMHTEEQ is encoded by the coding sequence AATTCAGTTGTGTACAATGTCATTATTCGTGGGTTATGTTCGAGTGGAAACATGGTAGCTGCTTATGGGTTCATGTGTGACATGGTAAAGAGGGGAGTAAACCCTGATCTTTTCACTTACAACACTCTCATAAGCGCCTTGTGCAAAGAGGGAAAGTTTGATGAGGCGTGTGATCTGCATGGTACCATGCAAAATGTCGGTGTTGCTCCTGATCAGATCTCATACAAAGTTATCATTCAAGGTCTATGTATACAAGGAGATGTGGACAGGGCCAACGAGTTCCTTCTAAGCATGCTAAAAAGTTCTTTGCTTCCAGAGGTTCTGCTATGGAATGTTGTTATTGATGGTTATGGAAGATGTGGGGATACTAGCAGTGCTTTATCTGTCCTAAATCTAATGCTTTCTTACGGTGTTAAACCAAATATTTACACCAACAATGCGTTGATTCATGGGTATGTGAAAGGCAAAAGGTTCTTTGACGCATGGCGGTTCAAGAATCAAATGCGATCTACCGAAATCCACCCAGATACTACCACCTATAATCTGCTAGTAGGTGCTGCTTGTACATGGGGTCGCTTGGGGTTGGCGTTTCAGTTGTGTGATGAAATGCTGAAATGGGGATGTCAACCTGATATCATTACTTATACTGAGCTGGTTAGAGGGCTCTGTTGGAAGGGTAGATTGAAGGAGGCCGAAAGCCTTTTGTCGAGAATGCAAGTAACTGCTGGTATTACAATGGATCATGTTCCTTTTTTGATACTAGTAAAGAAATATACCAGATTGCAGCGACCAGAGGAGGCGCATTTAGTTTACAAAAAGTGGTTAGTGACGAGAAACGGAGGAGTTTCATGTCCAAGCATCCTAAAGCACATGCATACAGAAGAACAGTAA